DNA from Acipenser ruthenus chromosome 23, fAciRut3.2 maternal haplotype, whole genome shotgun sequence:
agggaagatcATTTATACTTACAGTTAATACACTTGGTTAATAGAATAATGCAATACCCAGTTACATTGTTGATCTTCTTAAAGTTAGAATGCACTGctcaatgttattttattaaccAGTGTATTTATGTATCATTAACATTTAGTATTGGTCATGGATTCCCATGGATCGTAAGTTTCACTCTTATATTGTCCCCTACTCAGCGAGCAATGTGGATGTCGGTTGTTGCACTGCCCTTGCTCCCTGTGATTGCCACACTGGTGTTCCATTACCGGGAGCGGGTGGGAGCACTGTGTCGGAGCGTGTTCCACAGGAGGAAGATGAGCAGCTTCGCACAGAGATCATTAGAGAGGCGCACACACAGCTTCGTCCTGATGAACTCCACCCACGGGCAGCCGGAGAGCGTGCTGCAGACCTTTGAGTGCTATTCTCAAACACAGCCCACCTGCAGCATTGGGCAAGAGAAAGGTAACCAACTGTGGATATTAAATACATGAATTCATGTTACCCGAGTAGTATAATGACTTCTGTTTGAGGTTCAATAGCTCTACACTAACCATGTGTCATAATAAAATCCAAATCCTTTGCCTCATGCAGCAGGAAAAATACTGTGAACCCCCAGCCTTGGGCAATAATGGGGGGTAACTCATGGGGTGTGATCAATGCTGTCACCAGGTACATCCCCACCTTTCTTCAGGTTAGGCCATGTTTGATAGGGAGCTTCCAGTGTTCCCTCTTGATTGAATCTGTCTCAGGTTTGCCTGATACAATACATGGCAACTGATAAATTACCTGCCTCTGATTGACACTCATTAGACCTGGGTATAAAGGGAGAGGCTGGAGCACTTGTGGAAAGGGATGGCCTTAGGAAACCCCTCCTATGTTGCTGCCTGTCACCTGAACGAATAGTAAGAGGCCTGTTCTGCTGTCTTGGAGTCCTGAACCCACAAATGAAAGTTTCTTGTAGGCTGTGCCTTTGTGTTTCATCAAAGGTAAAGTGATGTGCAGCGGCCACCGCTGTAAACGGATCCAGTTTTGCTGTGAGTTCACCATCCCTGGTGTGTTCCAGGGGAGTTTTTGGACAGCGCAGTGAGCAGGGCTGCCCCTCTGCAGGCTCTGGAGCTGGGCACGCACTGCGGGTACTCTGCTATCCGCATTCTCAGGCTCCTGCCCGCATCGGGGAAGCTGTACACCGTGGAACAGGACCCGGACACAGCCGAGGTGGGAGAGGAGATGATCCTGGTGGCTGGATTCAAACACTCACAGGTGAGTAAAGACAGCACACACAGTAGTCTAGTGTTTAAACACAGTGCACAGAATACAATGAACTCTGTCCCATGCCTCGATCAGATACTGCCAGCTCTTCTAAATTGTGCCAAACTGTTTAATGCTTTTGCAATTCAAAGTTGGATTCCAACTCGGATCTTTACAGGAAATTCATTAAAACACTGCCCCACCTAGCAGCCTATTGTGTCTCAATTTTGTGAAGCTGTCACCCTGTATGGTTGCAGGATGCAGCTTGCAGCCCACACTTACTTACAGGACTCTTGTTTCttcttcagttccagctgctgGTCTCCCCGTCATGTACAGCCATTCCCCAGCTGCAGCTCCAGTTTGGGGTGCAGAGCCTGGACCTGGTTTTCATGGACCACGATGTGGCCGAGTACCTGCCTGACCTGCGGGCCCTGGAAGAGGGCGGACTCCTAACCAAGGGTTGCATCATCGTGGTCAATAACACCCACCTTCCAGGAGCCAAGGAGTTCCTGCGCTACATTCACAACAGCTCCcattactctgtgtgcttccagGCACTGGGCATGCAGGAGATCCGCTACCAGGCAGCAAACACCACAGAAGAGCTTACTGTTACACTGTCATATCAAATGGTTACTTAAAGTTCATCAGCAACCAATACACTGGTGGTACTACCTCCACTGTTACCTGTTATGGCCACCACTACAGCATACAAGTCTATGATAAAAGGCATTGCTATGTGTACATTTACACAAGCCAATTTGAATATATGCGCAGTCTGTATGAACAACACAGTTCTGAAGGTTTACTGCTGTACTATATTCAATTATGACAGCAAATCAAAGTTTTAGGAAGTACAAATATGGTGTAACAGAAGGGAGTATTAAAGCTGGAAATGCATTGTTCAAACTTAGAAGTGCAGATTGACTGGTAGACGTTCTTACTTTTTATTGAATGTTGCCCCTAAAATAAGAGGATATTGTAATTCGTTTAGTTTGCCATGAGAGGGCATCAGCAGAACACATTTGAGATAAATAACACAAATAGTGTATGCTATCGAGAGACAGTTAATCAGAATTAGTACAAAAcgtttttttaatcaacaaagtATTAAAAAGTGCAGTCTTTACATGGCAACAAAGGAGTGTTTAAAACTTCAGatttttagaaaatatatatcctagatttgtagaaaaataacttgtgtgtgtgtggggggaggcaGACAGCACCTGCAGTATATACATTAACTAAGCATCGTTATTTTTGTAGAATTTATACAACTGTAAATTACGTTTTCTATCAAATAagtactgtattataaaaaatcTCATTGATTTTACTACTTCTAAAATCATGTCTTGTTTTACACTGTtgtattttaatactgtacatgaaatgaatgtaaacttttaaataaatatgaaaatataaataaaactgagTACATTTTTGAACATGCATAAGTGGGACATTTTACAGCCTTGTCACCCAAGAGATACCAAGCAGATCCTTACTTACAGTATGTGTTTGCTTTCACAGGGAAGAGGGCACAGTtaagatttaaacataaataacagCAGTCTCTATAGGCTTGTGGTCATTGTATACGTTCCAACTCTTTACAAATAGTATAGGAGACTGAAATATGTCTATTGGACCAACGGTTATTTTGAGGTGTTTTTTGGTTTGAAAGATTCAAATCCAAAGCCAGGTAGGCCATCAGGGCATGTCCATCATTAGAGTAGCACCTTTTTGTAATTGCCCTGTTTCCATCTGTAATCACCTCACAGGCTAGTGTCGGAACTGCCAATCGACATGAACTAAAGGGTCTTACACTATTCTCCAACACAGCACCAGTCAGCCAGTTACTAACAAAATGTTTATCATTTTTGCATAAGCAAAGTAAAGTTTTCTTAACATGttactgacattttattttttttcaaatacctgAAATATAACTTTAAAGGCAAGTTAAACTGTTTTAGTACAATGTCTTTTCCAAACAACATGATTGGTATTTGCTGTTAAACCACAGCAGTTTGATCTCATTTCGTTGTCTGGAATTTGGTTGGCGGTTGCTGTACACTGTCATTTCCAAAGAATTTCCCCACAGTGTACTGAGGAAGTGCAGCTTTAAGTTGACACTGTTGTCAACCCCCCTGCTCAGCTTCTATTAAAAAGAATATTCAGATCTTAAAACAAAGCAGGCCCTGGACAAATGGTGGCATCTTTATGTGTAGTATGCGCAAGTTTAACTTGTGTAGTTTGGAATTGTACCAGCATACTCTCACAATCAGACTAATTGATGGATCTCCACATCTCTTGAGGGGTCAGCTTTATCTTGTGTTTTGGGGGAGTCTCTAGGAAAGTTGCCACCCCCTGTTGCTCCCCCTTCCAAACCCAGGGAGCGGCGGTAGGCAGCGGAGAGTCTGTACAGCACTTCAGCAGAAGTCCTGGGGTGAGAGTCCGCCTTCTGAGTGAGCAGCATCTCAAAGAGGGTGCTGACCTCTGAGAGGAGGTGCCCAGAGATCTGTGAAATCTCGCCAGAGGCCTTCccgaaggtggagaaggaggcagCTCCATCAGCAGCTGGGAGAAGAGCAGAGGTCTCCGGGGAAGGGAGTCCTTCAGGGACAAAGACGTTCTCCCTATAGTCTGTGGTAAGCGGCAAAGACAAGCGAGCCATCCAGGCTGGATCAGGGAGGTCCATAAACACATCATCTGGGAGGAAAAACAGCACAGTGTTCaactaaacatttataaataccGCATTTTTGTGTTGTTAGTCGAAAAGGTATTTGATCAGCTTCATTGTTTTTCAGTTTCTATAGTATAGACAGAACTGAATGTTAGCTTGATGAACATAATTATAAAGTTTAAGAGGTAAAGGTGAATAATATGCTTCTAAATTACCATTAGCCGAAATGTTTGTCCAATCTACTTGACTTTGGTTCTGAATTTATGATTGAGGTTTTGAAGTTATGCAAAAGCCTTGTAAGCAGGAACTGGTGTTACTAcagtttttcaatgttttcactAGCAGCATGCAATCCTCCAATTCCAATTGTGGACATGGCTCAGAGAGCCCAATGGGATCGATTTCATAGCTGATGTTAACTACGCATTGGTTCCTTTGTGTAATTTCTGTATAACCGTGTATATTAGTTCCCCCTTGCAAGCTCTTCTTACCTGTCTGAGTCAGCAGGTTATCTAGCTCTTCCACCAGCAGGGGGTCAATGGGAGAGTCCTGCCCAGTTTCCCAGTCCATATCTCCAGCCTCACTCTCACCATGACCACTGTCCTTGGTACTCTGCCAGTCAGCATCCTGTACACCAGACCTGTAGAGGAACACAGCAGAGGAAACATCAGTCACGCAGATAGTCAGCACACCCTCACACTAAGACACTCTGTTCTGTTTCGGATATAAAGCTGTTCACACTCCACCCTCACTCTAAGGCTCTCTGTTCTCTTTAAAAGTTCCCTGTAGAAAGGGTTAAAGTTCACTGGTGGGGCAGGATGAGGAAATCATGAACCTTATTTTGTAACCCTCTGGTGCCCTGCAGACTATAATTCTGGTGAATGTTGAATTAAGTGCCCAAAACAGTGTATTTTATGTGCTTGGATTCCTTTAGTTTTTAGCAGTATATTCTTATTAATTTCACTATATTTTTAAGCCTTGCTTATACCCAGTACACACAGGATAATCGTATAAGTACAATATTATGGTAATgtgtggaaaaaacaaacaaatctcatGACATACAGTAATTTTAGGCAAACTTAAACATTAGGTTTTGGCCACCTGAATGGTTGCCCACTTGCCCTGTATAGCAATGCATGTACTTTACTGCACAGCGACTCATTTTGGAAATTTAAGACTGAGTCCACTCTGGAAACAAACCCATTAATAAGAATAACACCAACACACACCCAttggttgggttagggttagaagggTGAGCTTCAGAATAATTCAAATAGAGACATATGGCTGCCCAAGCTGTCCTTGCTTTGGATAATCATAGTGCCACCAGTCAGGCACATTCATCAAGCACTAAAAAATGTCATCCTTCATTATGCTCAGAATTGCAggatatttagtttaaaaaacccTTTAGATCCAAGGCAACACATTTAAAGGGCTAGTTTTGAACCGGGCAAGTTTTGTTCCCATTCTTTCCTGCAAAAAGAGACCAGTttctgattctctcaataaaacGTAAcgagaaatataaaaataataataatagccaagTCAAATAACGGTTTATATCACAGGATAAACATGTTGGCCAAAAACAAGCAATGTGGAGAAATGCAGAGAGCCAAGTAATTAAAGCAGTTTGAGTAATATTACGAAGCAGATTAAGAGTGCGGGCTGCAGTTTGGCTCATTAACAAAGACTGTGTTTAAACAATGGGGAAATCACAATGAGGTCCTCACCTGCCAGCTCTGGCCGAGTACTTATTCCCCCGGAAGTTGGGTTTTGGCTGGAACTGGCCCCGGTGTAGTAAGGAGAGCAGCTGGGAGACTTGCTGTAAAACAGGAAAGCCCATTGAGAAGGGAAGCAACCCTGCTATATACAGCCTATTCTTCCACACGTTTCCTTCCAGGATGAGCACTGCACACACTGCTATTTTAGACTAAAATGGCCATTCTGTCTCTACCTGAGGCTTCCACGAGGGGGTCATAAAATCATAATGTAAAGGAGGCATAATTCAATCTCTCTGCCCTTCCGTCTCTTGCAAAATATCAGCCTAGTTTACATAGAAAAGTCAGCACCAAATaagaataacatttttacattcctatttaatgttattttcgagtcactgttctttctggattcaTTTATAACTTGATTAACTTGATAAGCATTTGTTTTCAGTAAGTCAAAGTATATGATCGTTTGAATATTttctggcatgcattttgaatgtcaaaTTAATCATTTGAGAATCCATTTCGAATCCAGTTTTAATACTAAATGAGTACTGTCCTTTTTCATTCTAAAAAATGTAGATTTTGGAGCTACTGTGACATCTGACTGAAATGAAAGGAAATGTCATGCGAAATGCCAAAATAAACACTTGAGAAATTATTCTCAGATTTCAGAGATTAAATCAGGAAACTGAACCAAAATTGCACTGTTTCAAACCAGAATGGAACATTTTAAAATAGCTTGTGTGTTTTGTGCTAGTGGTTTAAAGCTATCCCTACTGATGCATAGCAGCTACCAGACATAACAAGATTGTAA
Protein-coding regions in this window:
- the LOC131699634 gene encoding transmembrane O-methyltransferase homolog — translated: MWMSVVALPLLPVIATLVFHYRERVGALCRSVFHRRKMSSFAQRSLERRTHSFVLMNSTHGQPESVLQTFECYSQTQPTCSIGQEKGEFLDSAVSRAAPLQALELGTHCGYSAIRILRLLPASGKLYTVEQDPDTAEVGEEMILVAGFKHSQFQLLVSPSCTAIPQLQLQFGVQSLDLVFMDHDVAEYLPDLRALEEGGLLTKGCIIVVNNTHLPGAKEFLRYIHNSSHYSVCFQALGMQEIRYQAANTTEELTVTLSYQMVT